The Vitis vinifera cultivar Pinot Noir 40024 chromosome 12, ASM3070453v1 genome has a segment encoding these proteins:
- the LOC100260838 gene encoding uncharacterized protein LOC100260838: MAAEVLGLFDFYWFQHLIFRNEPSPPPPATDPDHEPLQESKLSRLPTLHVRSRSDQFLSSKGSFTPDSLSPDSVLQAPKLQTVMSGKEVGEEFDDAPKKEERQRPVLDQRKVYGGRKSKGSSKSLSDLEFEELKGFMDLGFVFSEEDKNSKLVSIVPGLQRLGKKGGEDDEEEDAKIVSVSRPYLSEAWDVMDRRRKEVDPLLNWRIPDFGDEMDMKEHLRFWAHMVASAVR; the protein is encoded by the coding sequence ATGGCTGCTGAAGTTCTAGGACTTTTTGATTTCTACTGGTTTCAGCATCTAATCTTCAGAAACGAACCATCTCCACCACCTCCCGCAACAGACCCAGATCATGAACCACTCCAAGAATCAAAGCTCTCTCGTCTTCCCACTCTTCATGTTAGGTCTCGGAGTGATCAGTTTTTGAGCTCCAAAGGGAGCTTCACCCCTGATTCTCTGTCGCCGGACTCAGTCCTACAAGCGCCGAAGCTGCAGACGGTTATGTCTGGGAAGGAAGTTGGAGAAGAGTTCGATGATGCCCCGAAAAAGGAAGAGCGACAGAGACCTGTACTTGATCAGAGAAAAGTTTATGGTGGAAGGAAGAGCAAAGGGAGCAGCAAGAGCTTGTCGGACCTCGAGTTTGAGGAACTGAAGGGGTTCATGGATCTGGGTTTTGTGTTCTCGGAAGAAGACAAGAATTCAAAGCTGGTGTCCATCGTTCCTGGGTTGCAGAGATTGGGAAAGAAAGGTGGTGAAGACGATGAAGAAGAGGATGCAAAGATTGTTTCAGTTTCTAGGCCTTATTTATCAGAAGCATGGGATGTGATGGACAGGAGACGAAAAGAAGTGGATCCACTATTGAATTGGAGAATCCCAGATTTTGGTGATGAAATGGACATGAAAGAGCATCTCAGATTTTGGGCTCACATGGTTGCATCTGCTGTAAGATAG
- the LOC100260760 gene encoding chaperone protein dnaJ C76, chloroplastic: protein MAQLLSPVCTDSLKFQNPLHNFSSRSPYPKPTRGWTNLAHSSRRRFRVAAAGQASSEAVAEDYYTVLGLLPDATPAQIKKAYYNCMKACHPDLSGDDPENTNFCMFINEVYAVLSDPVQRLVYDEIHGHALTAINPFFDDSSPRDHAFVDEFSCIGCKNCANVAPDVFGIEEDFGRARVYSQCGKPELVQQAIDSCPVDCIHWTSAAQLSLLEDEMRRVEKINVALMLSGMGSGAVDVFRMASTRWEKRQSKALEQAKIRMMKKKGSDKTESYWSNLWGSPKDIQNKEEEVKERAKRAAAAARRWREYSRKGADKPPTFKLPEAISNKKEK, encoded by the exons ATGGCTCAATTGCTCTCGCCCGTATGCACAGACTCTCTCAAATTCCAAAACCCATTGCATAATTTCTCCTCCAGGAGCCCATACCCCAAGCCCACCAGAGGTTGGACTAACCTCGCTCATTCTTCCCGCCGGAGATTCCGGGTTGCAGCCGCTGGCCAGGCTTCTTCAGAGGCGGTGGCAGAGGACTACTATACAGTCTTGGGCCTG CTTCCAGATGCCACACCAGCCCAGATTAAGAAAGCCTATTACAATTGCATGAAAGCTTGCCATCCGGATTTGAGTGGGGACGATCCAGAGAACACAAATTTCTGCATGTTCATTAATGAAGTCTATGCG GTGCTCAGCGATCCTGTGCAACGTCTGGTTTATGATGAAATTCATGGCCATGCATTGACTGCAATCAACCCTTTCTTCGATGATTCCAGTCCAAGGGATCATGCATTTGTGGATGAATTTAGCTGCATAG GCTGCAAGAATTGTGCCAATGTTGCTCCGGATGTCTTTGGAATTGAGGAAGACTTTGGAAGAGCCAGAGTATACAGCCAATGTGGGAAGCCTGAATTAGTTCAACAAGCGATTGATAGTTG CCCAGTTGATTGCATCCATTGGACCTCTGCTGCACAATTGTCATTGCTGGAAGACGAAATGCGCAgggtagaaaaaataaat GTTGCATTGATGCTCTCAGGCATGGGATCCGGAGCAGTTGATGTGTTCAGAATG GCAAGCACCCGTTGGGAAAAGAGGCAATCAAAAGCCTTG GAACAAGCTAAAATAAGGATGATGAAGAAAAAAGGTTCTGATAAAACTGAATCTTACTGGAGCAACCTTTGGGGCAGTCCAAAAGACATCCAAAATAAAG AGGAGGAAGTGAAGGAGAGAGCAAAGAGAGCTGCAGCAGCTGCTCGAAGATGGAGGGAGTACTCAAGAAAGGGTGCAGACAAACCCCCCACCTTCAAGCTTCCAGAGGCAATCTCCAACAAGAAGGAAAAATGA
- the LOC100266042 gene encoding uncharacterized protein LOC100266042: MAAKLLNLFDFYWFQHLIFSNKPPPPSPPPPAPHPDLQFYDPFKESNLSEHLPTLHVRSLGDADQFLSSQESFTLDNSVSPSSVLQASKLQRIFSVKELGEGYPTFDETDRPIERKVYGGRRRKGSRKSLSELELEEVKGFMDLGFVFSEEDKNSWLVSIVPGLKRLGRKSTSGGEDHDEEEDGENIEKSEVSRPYLSEAWGVLDRRRKEMDGLLNWRIPASANEMDMKDHLRLWAHTVASAVR; the protein is encoded by the coding sequence ATGGCTGCAAAGCTTCTAAACCTCTTTGATTTCTACTGGTTTCAGCATCTAATCTTCTCAAACAAGCCACCTCCACCATCTCCTCCACCACCTGCCCCACACCCAGATCTCCAATTCTATGATCCCTTCAAGGAATCAAACCTCTCTGAGCATCTTCCTACTCTTCATGTTAGGTCTCTTGGTGATGCTGACCAGTTCTTGAGCTCCCAGGAGAGCTTCACCTTGGATAATTCTGTGTCCCCAAGCTCAGTCCTCCAGGCATCAAAGCTCCAAAGAATCTTCTCTGTGAAAGAACTTGGAGAAGGGTACCCGACATTTGATGAGACTGATAGACCTATAGAGAGAAAGGTTTATGGTGGAAGGAGAAGAAAAGGGAGCAGAAAGAGCTTGTCAGAGCTTGAGTTGGAGGAGGTGAAGGGGTTCATGGATCTGGGGTTTGTATTCTCCGAAGAAGATAAGAATTCATGGCTGGTGTCCATCGTTCCCGGGCTGAAGAGATTGGGAAGAAAAAGCACTAGTGGCGGTGAAGATCacgatgaagaagaagatggtgaGAACATTGAAAAGAGTGAAGTTTCAAGGCCTTATTTATCAGAAGCATGGGGTGTGTTGgatagaagaagaaaggaaatggaTGGATTGCTGAATTGGAGAATTCCTGCTTCTGCTAATGAAATGGACATGAAAGATCATCTCAGACTTTGGGCTCACACTGTTGCCTCTGCTGTAAGATAg
- the LOC100265970 gene encoding uncharacterized protein LOC100265970, whose protein sequence is MGQAFNKLAGEHGAGNGEGHSKEAAVAKTAGFFVFSGIAMSILKALNSCNNDNNKLLTHSVTEPSQPTDPSHSREPIFKEKEVRESTQKTIDIVKGDTLWGLSRKHGVSIDAIKEANGLTGDTIYAGKKLVIP, encoded by the exons ATGGGCCAGGCGTTTAACAAACTCGCCGGCGAGCATGGTGCCGGCAACGGCGAGGGTCACTCCAAGGAAGCAGCCGTCGCCAAAACCGCCGGATTCTTCGTCTTCTCTGGAATCGCCATGAGCATCCTCAAAGCTCTCAACTCTTGCAACAACGACAACAACAAACTCCTAACCCACTCAGTGACTGAACCAAGTCAACCGACTGACCCATCCCACTCTCGAGAACCCATCTTCAAG GAGAAGGAGGTTCGGGAGTCGACGCAGAAGACGATAGATATTGTGAAGGGAGATACACTGTGGGGTCTCTCTAGAAAACATGGG GTATCAATTGATGCTATTAAAGAGGCAAATGGGCTTACCGGGGACACCATCTATGCCGGCAAGAAACTTGTTATTCCATGA